CCTAAATGTTTAACGCGGCGCTTAACTTCTTCCTGCTTGCCGGCGTTAAACGGACGCGCATCCGGACTACCTAAATATCCGCACACGCGGCGAGTTACCGACACACGGGAGGTGTCATGGTTACCACATTTCGGACAAGTGAAGCCTTTGCTGGTGCACTCAAACTCGCCGGTAAAGCCACATTCGTAGCATTCATCGATCGGCGTGTTGGTGCCGTAATACGGCACATGTTGATAGCTGTAATCCCAGACATCTTCCAGCGCCTTCAGGTTGTGCTGAATGTTTGGATACTCGCCGTAGCAAATGAAGCCGCCGTTCGCCAGCGGCGGGTAAGGCGCTTCAAAGTCGATCTTGTCGTACGGGTTCACCTTCTTCTCCACATCAAGGTGGAAACTGTTGGTGTAGTAACCTTTATCGGTCACGCCCGGCACCACGCCAAACTCGGCGGTATCGAGACGGCAGAAGCGGTCGCACAGGTTCTCACTCGGCGTACTGTAGAGGCTGAAACCGTAGCCGGTTTCTTCTTTCCACTGATCCACCGCCTGACGCAGACGTTCAACAATCGCAATACCTTTCGCACGCAGCTGCTCGTTGTCGTAAACATGCTCGCCGCCGAACAGCGCGTTAATGGTTTCGTGGATACCGATGTAACCCAGCGAGATAGACGCTCGACCATTTTTGAAGATTTCAGACACGTCATCGTCTGCATTCAGACGTACGCCGCAGGCACCTTCCATATAGAGGATCGGCGCTACGCGCGCTTTCACGCCTTCCAGGCGGGCGATACGGGTCATCAGCGCCTTACGTGCCAGCACCAGACGTTCATCCAGCAGCTTCCAGAAGGTGGCTTCATCGCCTTTCGCTTCCAGAGCAATGCGCGGCAGGTTCAGACTGATCACGCCGAGGTTGTTACGACCATCGTGGATCTGCTCACCGTTTTCGTCTTCCCACACGCCGAGGAAGCTGCGGCAGCCCATCGGGGTTTTAAACGAACCGGTGACTTTCACTACCTGATCGTAGTTCAGGATATCCGGATACATGCGCTTGCTCGCGCACTCCAGCGCCAGTTGTTTGATGTCGTAGTTCGGATCGCCCACTTTATGGTTCAGGCCATCACGAATTGCGAACACCAGTTTCGGGAACACGGCGGTTTTACGGTTTTTACCCAGGCCCGCGATACGGTTACGCAGGATAGATTCCTGAATCAGGCGCGATTCCCAGCTGGTACCCAGACCAAAGCCAAAGGTCACAAACGGCGTCTGACCGTTGGCGGTGTGCAGGGTATTTACTTCATATTCCAGCGACTGGAATGCGTCGTAGCACTCTTTGATGGTACGAGAGTTAGCGTAACCTTCGACGTCAGGAATGCTCCACTCTTCCGCAGTTTTACGGTGTTTGTTGTAGCTGGCGGTGACAA
The DNA window shown above is from Escherichia sp. E4742 and carries:
- the nrdD gene encoding anaerobic ribonucleoside-triphosphate reductase produces the protein MTPHVMKRDGCKVPFKSERIKEAILRAAKAAEVDDADYCATVAAIVSEQMQGRNQVDINEIQTAVENQLMSGPYKQLARAYIEYRHDRDIEREKRGRLNQEIRGLVEQTNSSLLNENANKDSKVIPTQRDLLAGIVAKHYARQHLLPRDVVQAHERGDIHYHDLDYSPFFPMFNCMLIDLKGMLTQGFKMGNAEIEPPKSISTATAVTAQIIAQVASHIYGGTTINRIDEVLAPFVTASYNKHRKTAEEWSIPDVEGYANSRTIKECYDAFQSLEYEVNTLHTANGQTPFVTFGFGLGTSWESRLIQESILRNRIAGLGKNRKTAVFPKLVFAIRDGLNHKVGDPNYDIKQLALECASKRMYPDILNYDQVVKVTGSFKTPMGCRSFLGVWEDENGEQIHDGRNNLGVISLNLPRIALEAKGDEATFWKLLDERLVLARKALMTRIARLEGVKARVAPILYMEGACGVRLNADDDVSEIFKNGRASISLGYIGIHETINALFGGEHVYDNEQLRAKGIAIVERLRQAVDQWKEETGYGFSLYSTPSENLCDRFCRLDTAEFGVVPGVTDKGYYTNSFHLDVEKKVNPYDKIDFEAPYPPLANGGFICYGEYPNIQHNLKALEDVWDYSYQHVPYYGTNTPIDECYECGFTGEFECTSKGFTCPKCGNHDTSRVSVTRRVCGYLGSPDARPFNAGKQEEVKRRVKHLGNGQIG